A window from Shewanella livingstonensis encodes these proteins:
- a CDS encoding 3-deoxy-D-manno-octulosonic acid kinase, whose product MQIKNTQLGHIAWCETTAQHLAPQDFAVDGWREKNAVVGQSKGRYTTWFVKTDNSDSPQTWVLRHYWRGGMIEKFSRDAYFYTGLQRTRAVSELAILEVLYQEGFAVPRPIAANVERFGLWYRADIIIEHVAGANDLVAYLSHNPMTESQWYLLGETIAKFHQRGVYHADLNAKNILLAHGEFYLIDFDRGELRTPQPTWQQANLDRLLRSFNKEHAKLTTLQFSQQHWLQLLAGYQSINPI is encoded by the coding sequence ATGCAAATAAAAAACACCCAACTTGGCCATATTGCATGGTGTGAAACCACAGCCCAACACTTAGCACCGCAAGACTTCGCGGTTGATGGTTGGCGAGAAAAAAATGCAGTGGTGGGTCAGTCCAAAGGCCGTTACACCACATGGTTTGTCAAAACCGATAACTCGGACAGCCCGCAAACATGGGTATTACGCCATTATTGGCGCGGTGGAATGATAGAAAAATTCAGCAGAGATGCCTACTTCTATACCGGCCTACAACGAACCCGTGCGGTGTCAGAGTTAGCAATTCTTGAAGTTTTATATCAAGAAGGATTTGCAGTTCCACGCCCTATTGCGGCAAATGTTGAACGTTTTGGTTTATGGTATCGAGCCGATATAATTATTGAACATGTTGCTGGTGCAAATGATTTAGTGGCTTACTTAAGCCACAACCCAATGACAGAATCGCAATGGTATTTATTAGGTGAAACCATTGCCAAATTTCATCAGCGTGGGGTATATCACGCCGATTTAAATGCCAAAAACATCTTACTGGCGCATGGGGAATTCTATTTGATTGATTTTGATCGAGGTGAATTACGTACACCACAGCCTACATGGCAACAAGCCAATTTAGACCGCTTGCTACGTTCTTTTAACAAAGAGCACGCTAAACTGACTACGCTGCAATTTAGTCAACAGCATTGGCTGCAATTACTTGCCGGTTACCAAAGCATAAACCCAATCTAA
- the glpE gene encoding thiosulfate sulfurtransferase GlpE, producing the protein MSGFKHLSINELIHMSTESNDIQVVDIRDAASFTAGHIEGSTNLTNENLADFIGAADMDKPLVVVCYHGMSSQSAATYLNEQGFDNVYSLDGGFSAWSLANS; encoded by the coding sequence ATGTCTGGTTTTAAACATTTGTCGATTAATGAACTTATCCATATGTCCACCGAATCTAACGACATACAAGTTGTTGATATTCGTGATGCTGCAAGTTTTACAGCTGGTCACATTGAAGGTTCAACCAATTTAACCAACGAAAATCTAGCAGACTTTATTGGCGCTGCTGATATGGACAAACCTTTAGTGGTAGTGTGTTATCACGGTATGAGCAGCCAAAGCGCGGCAACTTACCTAAATGAACAAGGTTTTGATAATGTTTATAGCCTAGACGGTGGTTTTAGTGCGTGGAGCTTAGCTAACTCATGA
- the elbB gene encoding isoprenoid biosynthesis glyoxalase ElbB, whose amino-acid sequence MKKIAVLLSGCGVFDGTEIHEAVLTLLAITRAGAHYQCFAPDITQMHVVNHLTGEVNTDETRNVLVESARIARGEVLNASTLDVSQFDGLVIPGGFGAAKNLSNFATTGSNCDIQPIVENFIREFGLAHKPVGFVCISPVMIPNIYGKGAIGTIGTDVETAHAFNEMGGKHKNAQVEDIVVDEVNKIVSTPAYMLATSILEAHIGIEKLVNKVLEMA is encoded by the coding sequence ATGAAAAAGATTGCTGTTTTATTGAGTGGCTGTGGGGTATTTGACGGAACTGAAATTCACGAAGCGGTATTAACCCTGCTGGCGATAACGCGAGCAGGTGCACATTATCAATGTTTTGCGCCAGATATTACTCAAATGCATGTGGTGAATCACCTAACTGGTGAGGTTAACACCGACGAAACGCGTAATGTACTAGTTGAGTCTGCGCGAATAGCACGTGGTGAAGTACTTAATGCCAGCACGTTAGATGTTAGTCAATTTGATGGTTTGGTTATTCCTGGTGGTTTTGGTGCCGCTAAAAATTTATCTAATTTCGCCACCACTGGCAGTAATTGCGATATTCAGCCTATTGTAGAAAACTTTATTCGTGAGTTTGGGTTAGCACATAAACCGGTGGGTTTTGTGTGTATTTCACCTGTGATGATCCCTAATATTTATGGCAAAGGAGCCATTGGCACCATAGGCACTGATGTTGAGACCGCGCATGCATTTAATGAAATGGGCGGTAAGCATAAAAACGCCCAAGTAGAAGATATTGTTGTTGATGAAGTGAATAAAATAGTCAGTACGCCTGCTTACATGCTAGCAACATCAATTTTAGAAGCACACATAGGTATTGAAAAACTGGTTAATAAAGTACTTGAAATGGCGTAA
- a CDS encoding TetR/AcrR family transcriptional regulator: MKTRDKIIFASLELFNEHGERSITTNHIAAHLGISPGNLYYHFRNKEDIINCIFGLYESHLESGFKPYDDVPITIELLMGYFDAMFYTLWQFRFMYANLADILSRDDALKKRYLHAQQQVLNRSSDVLRKLKKDGFLDVDDNKVTALADTIKMMVSFWISYQLTQSSTSTITKATLYDGLLRVLMIFQAYSTPTSSATFCRLEQHYLDIASQERHNAA, from the coding sequence ATGAAAACCCGCGATAAAATCATTTTTGCCAGCTTAGAACTATTCAATGAACACGGTGAGCGTAGTATTACCACCAACCATATTGCTGCGCATTTAGGCATTAGCCCAGGCAACTTGTACTATCATTTTCGTAATAAAGAAGACATCATCAATTGCATATTTGGTTTATATGAGAGTCATTTAGAATCAGGCTTTAAACCTTATGATGACGTGCCTATTACCATTGAATTATTAATGGGTTACTTTGATGCCATGTTTTATACTTTATGGCAGTTTAGGTTTATGTATGCCAACTTAGCTGACATTTTAAGCCGTGATGATGCGCTAAAAAAACGCTACTTGCATGCTCAACAACAAGTGCTTAATCGTTCAAGTGATGTACTACGCAAACTCAAAAAAGACGGTTTCCTAGACGTCGATGATAATAAAGTCACCGCACTTGCCGACACTATTAAAATGATGGTTAGCTTCTGGATTAGCTATCAGTTAACTCAATCCAGCACATCAACGATTACCAAAGCCACCCTATACGATGGGTTATTAAGAGTATTGATGATTTTTCAGGCTTACTCAACTCCCACGTCAAGCGCGACATTCTGCCGTTTAGAACAGCATTACTTAGACATAGCCAGTCAAGAACGCCATAACGCTGCGTAA
- a CDS encoding glycine C-acetyltransferase, which translates to MTSTSFYDRINQQIVDVKADGLYKSERIIASAQQTAIQVNSEEVINFCANNYLGLANHPDLIAAAKAGLDSHGFGMASVRFICGTQDIHKQLEASLSEFLGMEDTILYSSCFDANAGLFETLLDAEDAIVSDALNHASIIDGVRLCKAKRFRYANNDMADLETQLIAAQAAGARNILVATDGVFSMDGVIANLKGVCDLADKYGALVMVDDSHAVGFIGQNGRGTHEYCNVMDRVDIITGTLGKALGGASGGFTAAKKEVVEWLRQRSRPYLFSNSLAPSIVSASIRVLEMLKTGQDLREAVWENSRYFREQMSAAGFTLGGADHAIIPVMIGDAKLAGDFSNRLLQQHIYVVGFSFPVVPKGQARIRTQMSAAHTRAQLDHAIGAFTRIGKEMGII; encoded by the coding sequence GTGACATCTACCTCTTTTTACGACCGAATTAATCAGCAAATTGTCGATGTAAAAGCCGATGGCTTATACAAAAGCGAGCGCATCATTGCTTCAGCTCAACAAACCGCCATTCAAGTTAACAGTGAAGAAGTGATTAATTTCTGCGCCAATAACTATTTAGGCTTAGCCAATCATCCTGATCTTATCGCAGCAGCAAAAGCCGGTTTAGACAGTCATGGTTTTGGTATGGCGTCGGTACGATTCATCTGTGGTACTCAAGATATTCATAAGCAATTAGAAGCTAGCCTAAGTGAATTTTTAGGCATGGAAGACACTATTTTATATTCGTCTTGCTTCGATGCTAACGCAGGTTTATTTGAAACCTTATTAGATGCTGAAGATGCCATTGTGTCTGATGCGCTTAACCATGCCTCAATCATTGATGGTGTGCGTTTATGTAAAGCTAAGCGTTTTCGCTATGCCAACAACGACATGGCCGACTTGGAAACTCAGCTTATTGCAGCCCAAGCAGCTGGCGCTCGCAATATCTTAGTCGCAACCGATGGTGTGTTTTCGATGGACGGCGTAATCGCTAACCTGAAAGGCGTATGCGATTTAGCGGATAAGTACGGTGCATTAGTGATGGTAGATGACTCTCATGCTGTTGGCTTTATCGGTCAAAATGGTCGTGGAACTCATGAATACTGCAACGTCATGGATCGGGTCGATATTATTACCGGTACATTAGGTAAAGCGTTAGGTGGCGCCTCGGGTGGTTTTACTGCAGCGAAAAAAGAAGTCGTTGAATGGTTACGTCAGCGCTCGCGCCCTTACCTATTTTCAAATTCATTAGCGCCTTCTATTGTTAGCGCGTCAATTCGTGTACTGGAAATGCTAAAAACCGGTCAAGATTTACGTGAAGCCGTTTGGGAAAACAGTCGCTATTTCCGTGAGCAGATGTCGGCGGCTGGCTTTACCTTAGGTGGTGCAGATCATGCCATTATTCCGGTTATGATTGGCGATGCTAAATTAGCGGGTGATTTTTCCAACCGTTTATTGCAACAACATATTTACGTGGTTGGATTCTCATTCCCTGTCGTGCCTAAAGGCCAAGCACGAATTCGAACCCAAATGTCTGCAGCGCATACTCGCGCACAACTTGATCATGCTATTGGTGCCTTTACCCGTATTGGTAAAGAAATGGGCATTATCTAA
- the waaA gene encoding lipid IV(A) 3-deoxy-D-manno-octulosonic acid transferase, translating to MNRIVYSLFLYLLFPLVILYLAFRAIKSVDYRSRWSERFGFAKLTKTDVLIHSVSMGETLAAIPLIKLLMTAHPDYVFTVTTTSPTGSAEVTKAFGDTVQHCYLPFDFSYAIKRFLRQLQPKVCIIMETELWPNLVHFAEQQNVTLILANARLSQKSADKYAKKRRLAVPMLNKLHLITVQTKAEAERFITLGVTSQRIHVCGSLKFDLTIDPIKKQQANTLRAKWDRVNSPIWVAGSVHPGEFEAILSAHKQLLACFPNALLIMAPRHPEQFNLAAITITQSGLVLARRSMNDEVNAKTQVLLGDTMGELVMLYGTADQAFVGGTLINNGGHNPLEPAAMGLPVYVGPNHWDFAEITQLLADAGALTCISSADELAQELQNKFTDNHMYQSASFAGLAVVEQNRGALLKQFTLINELIV from the coding sequence ATGAACCGTATTGTTTATTCTTTGTTCCTATATTTGTTGTTTCCGCTGGTGATTCTTTATTTAGCATTTCGTGCCATAAAAAGTGTCGACTATCGTAGCCGTTGGTCTGAACGTTTTGGTTTTGCTAAGTTAACCAAAACTGATGTGTTGATCCACAGTGTGTCGATGGGAGAAACGTTAGCGGCGATTCCGTTGATTAAGCTGCTGATGACTGCGCACCCAGATTACGTATTTACCGTTACTACAACCAGTCCAACAGGGTCTGCTGAAGTGACTAAAGCATTTGGCGATACGGTCCAGCATTGCTATTTACCGTTTGATTTTTCATATGCAATTAAACGTTTTTTACGCCAATTACAGCCCAAAGTGTGCATTATCATGGAGACCGAGTTGTGGCCAAACTTAGTCCACTTTGCAGAGCAGCAAAACGTGACTCTGATTTTAGCCAATGCACGCTTATCGCAAAAGTCCGCTGATAAATATGCTAAAAAGCGTCGTTTGGCTGTGCCGATGTTAAACAAACTCCACTTGATTACCGTACAAACTAAAGCTGAAGCTGAACGGTTTATTACCCTAGGAGTGACTAGTCAGCGCATACATGTGTGTGGCAGTTTGAAGTTTGATCTCACTATTGATCCTATCAAAAAACAGCAAGCCAACACGCTTCGAGCCAAGTGGGATCGGGTTAATTCACCTATTTGGGTTGCAGGGAGTGTTCACCCCGGCGAGTTTGAGGCCATTTTGAGTGCTCATAAACAGCTATTAGCTTGTTTCCCTAATGCATTATTGATTATGGCGCCCCGACATCCTGAGCAATTTAATTTAGCCGCTATTACCATTACCCAATCTGGATTGGTGTTAGCGAGACGCAGTATGAATGATGAGGTAAATGCGAAAACTCAAGTATTGCTTGGCGATACTATGGGAGAGCTAGTGATGTTATATGGTACAGCGGATCAGGCATTTGTTGGCGGGACATTGATTAATAATGGTGGTCATAACCCACTAGAACCTGCTGCTATGGGGTTACCAGTGTATGTTGGCCCCAACCATTGGGATTTTGCTGAAATAACCCAGTTACTTGCCGATGCTGGTGCATTAACCTGTATTAGTTCTGCAGATGAATTGGCGCAAGAATTACAAAATAAGTTTACCGATAACCATATGTATCAATCTGCGTCCTTTGCTGGATTAGCAGTCGTTGAGCAAAATCGGGGCGCGCTTTTAAAGCAGTTTACCCTCATTAACGAGCTCATCGTGTAA
- the tdh gene encoding L-threonine 3-dehydrogenase translates to MKALSKLKPEEGIWMVDAPKPEMGHNDLLIKIRKTAICGTDVHIYNWDEWSQKTIPVPMIAGHEYVGEVVGVGQEVRGFSIGDRVSGEGHITCGHCRNCRAGRTHLCRNTSGVGVNRDGAFAEYLVLPAFNAFKIPADISDDLAAIFDPFGNAVHTALSFDLVGEDVLITGAGPIGIMAAAVCKHVGARHVVITDVNEYRLDLARKMGATRAVNVATENLKDVMKELGMTEGFDVGLEMSGVPSAFHAMLDTMNHGGKIAMLGIPGGEMAIDWSKIIFKGLIIKGIYGREMFETWYKMASLIQSGLDLSPIITHHFSVDDFQKGFDAMRSGQSGKVILSWD, encoded by the coding sequence ATGAAAGCGTTAAGTAAGTTAAAGCCTGAAGAAGGCATCTGGATGGTCGATGCACCAAAACCAGAAATGGGTCATAACGACCTACTAATCAAAATTCGTAAAACGGCTATTTGTGGTACTGACGTCCATATCTACAACTGGGACGAGTGGTCACAAAAAACCATTCCAGTACCTATGATTGCGGGTCATGAATATGTCGGTGAAGTGGTCGGTGTTGGCCAAGAAGTGCGAGGTTTTAGCATTGGCGATCGCGTCTCTGGTGAAGGTCATATTACCTGTGGTCATTGCCGTAACTGTCGTGCTGGTCGTACCCACTTATGCCGTAATACTTCAGGTGTTGGCGTCAACCGTGACGGCGCATTTGCCGAATACTTAGTCCTACCTGCATTTAACGCTTTCAAGATCCCTGCAGATATTTCTGATGACTTAGCGGCTATATTCGATCCTTTCGGTAACGCAGTTCACACCGCATTGTCGTTTGATTTAGTTGGCGAAGACGTATTAATTACTGGCGCGGGTCCTATTGGTATTATGGCTGCTGCTGTGTGTAAACATGTCGGAGCTCGTCATGTGGTAATTACCGATGTAAACGAATACCGACTTGATCTAGCCCGAAAAATGGGCGCGACTCGCGCTGTTAACGTCGCTACAGAAAACCTTAAAGATGTCATGAAAGAACTAGGCATGACTGAAGGGTTTGATGTAGGTTTAGAAATGTCAGGCGTACCCTCTGCATTCCACGCCATGTTGGACACCATGAACCACGGCGGCAAAATTGCCATGCTAGGTATTCCTGGTGGCGAGATGGCAATTGATTGGAGCAAAATCATTTTTAAAGGTCTGATCATTAAGGGTATTTACGGCCGTGAAATGTTCGAAACTTGGTACAAAATGGCAAGCTTAATCCAATCGGGCTTAGATTTGTCTCCTATCATTACGCATCACTTTAGTGTTGATGACTTCCAAAAAGGCTTTGATGCTATGCGTTCAGGTCAATCTGGTAAGGTCATCTTAAGCTGGGATTAA
- the glpG gene encoding rhomboid family intramembrane serine protease GlpG, with translation MIEIGQLPNARAAQAFIDYLKGLNIQCHAVTHSQGVGLEIINPADEIQARAELIEFAKNPYDSKYLQASWDNGATDTKFDYGPGTKGLIQQFMTGAGPLTLVCFFACVAVFAGMNLGFADAIFTKLSFFNAVPSSDISQIWRVFTPSLMHFSAMHIIFNILWWWYLGGKIETQLGTRPLLFLLVVAGTLPNIVQFYMTGPNFGGLSGVVYAVVGYTWLMGIRNPTCGISLPQSYMGFMLVWLVLGFTDILGMPIANGAHIAGLCVGLAQALFDSRKSQLAKSS, from the coding sequence ATGATAGAAATTGGCCAACTACCTAATGCACGTGCAGCACAAGCGTTTATTGACTACCTCAAAGGGTTAAATATTCAATGCCATGCTGTGACTCATTCTCAGGGTGTTGGCCTAGAAATTATTAACCCAGCTGATGAAATCCAAGCTCGAGCTGAGTTAATTGAGTTTGCTAAAAACCCATACGATAGTAAATACTTGCAAGCCTCTTGGGACAACGGTGCAACGGATACCAAATTTGACTATGGCCCAGGAACTAAAGGCTTAATTCAACAGTTTATGACCGGTGCAGGCCCACTGACATTAGTGTGCTTTTTTGCTTGTGTTGCCGTTTTCGCGGGCATGAACCTTGGCTTTGCTGATGCTATTTTTACAAAATTATCTTTTTTTAACGCTGTTCCAAGCAGTGATATAAGCCAAATTTGGCGAGTATTCACTCCAAGTCTAATGCACTTTTCTGCAATGCATATTATTTTCAATATCCTGTGGTGGTGGTACTTAGGTGGTAAAATTGAAACCCAATTAGGCACCCGACCATTACTCTTCCTATTAGTCGTCGCAGGTACTTTACCTAATATTGTGCAGTTTTACATGACAGGACCTAACTTTGGCGGGCTGTCTGGTGTGGTTTACGCTGTGGTGGGTTACACCTGGCTAATGGGTATTCGAAACCCCACTTGTGGTATTAGTTTGCCGCAATCTTATATGGGATTTATGCTTGTTTGGTTAGTTTTAGGCTTTACTGATATTCTGGGAATGCCTATTGCTAATGGTGCCCATATTGCAGGGCTCTGTGTTGGCTTAGCTCAAGCATTATTTGATAGCAGAAAATCTCAACTGGCTAAAAGCAGCTAG
- a CDS encoding glycosyltransferase family 9 protein — MPIVSKKQLQTCQRLLFISPVALGDFLYLKTFLIALKKQYAHIEIDIWLDDIRCNSDSWRLSRSKILQQWMDTEGAFSLTYGCTDSKQAMQSHIEQAKLRQYDIIFCHSVSKSRQYSHIARSISSSAFIVSSIPKSASFGWLNKLFFSHSNHTFILNENSLPKAHHITDRYNMVFNQVLGLNLTSEQLMPTLKVPAAIEPITQSWLSSKFSDLKKQGRLLFLNHLSTNDKKDWKLTQLFSLIEKISAIDATQRFVVNVTKENFDSVSMETEKFTTRTNIQTAVFTVNEHFFELPSLIAHADFVITVDTAILHFAFAAQRPLLAMMREKKPYWAPPESEVSHVMYATEGRGYIEDISVDQVFQQYKKMNSLS; from the coding sequence ATGCCAATAGTTTCTAAAAAGCAATTACAAACGTGTCAACGCTTACTGTTTATTTCGCCAGTTGCGTTAGGTGACTTTCTTTACTTAAAAACCTTTCTTATCGCTTTAAAAAAGCAATATGCTCATATCGAAATCGACATCTGGTTAGATGATATTCGTTGTAATAGTGATAGTTGGCGCTTATCTCGAAGTAAAATTTTACAGCAATGGATGGATACTGAGGGCGCATTTTCGTTAACTTATGGCTGCACAGATTCAAAACAAGCCATGCAAAGCCATATTGAACAAGCTAAACTTCGTCAATATGACATTATATTCTGCCATTCCGTCAGTAAGAGTCGACAATATTCGCACATAGCGCGCAGTATAAGTAGCAGTGCTTTTATTGTATCGAGTATCCCTAAAAGTGCTTCATTTGGATGGCTCAACAAACTATTTTTTAGTCACTCTAACCACACTTTCATATTGAATGAAAACAGCCTTCCCAAGGCTCACCATATTACCGATAGATACAATATGGTATTTAATCAGGTTTTAGGGCTTAATCTAACGTCTGAGCAATTAATGCCTACCTTAAAGGTTCCTGCGGCTATTGAACCTATTACTCAGTCGTGGCTAAGCAGCAAGTTTAGTGACTTAAAAAAACAAGGAAGATTGCTTTTTTTAAACCACTTATCGACTAACGACAAAAAAGATTGGAAGTTAACGCAATTATTTTCTCTTATTGAAAAAATATCGGCTATTGATGCGACTCAACGCTTTGTCGTCAATGTGACTAAAGAAAACTTTGATTCTGTTAGTATGGAAACCGAAAAATTTACCACTCGAACAAATATACAAACGGCTGTTTTTACCGTGAACGAGCATTTTTTTGAACTACCGTCACTCATTGCACACGCTGATTTTGTCATCACAGTCGATACCGCTATATTACACTTTGCTTTTGCCGCTCAACGTCCTTTATTAGCCATGATGCGTGAGAAAAAACCTTATTGGGCACCACCGGAAAGCGAAGTGTCGCACGTAATGTATGCAACTGAAGGTAGAGGTTATATCGAGGATATTAGCGTTGACCAAGTATTCCAACAATATAAAAAAATGAACTCACTCAGTTAA
- a CDS encoding glycosyltransferase family 9 protein, which yields MKADFSAIRSLCLLRLSAIGDVCHAVAMVQAIQKQYPDLSITWIIGKVEYQLLKHLPGVQFVIFDKSKGWRSYIQLRRDLQGQRFDVLLHMQVALRATIASLMIKARIRVGFDKARAKEGQWLVTNHAVAPLATPHVLDGFMGFAKAIGVEDLTPSWNIPVPQTDTDFAKQLVGDGKVMVICAAASKAERNWLPERYAAVADYAITQGFRVMLCGGPTALEKNLADVIQSHSQQPLDNQVGKTSLTQLLAVLKQAKLVLAPDTGPLHMAVTQGTPVIGLYAHSNPGRTGPYLYRQYTVSVYPQVIAKQFDAPVKWGTRAKGEHLMVMIEVDQVKAQFDQFIKQ from the coding sequence ATGAAAGCTGACTTTAGTGCGATACGTTCATTATGTTTACTGCGTTTGTCTGCCATTGGTGATGTTTGCCACGCAGTAGCAATGGTGCAGGCTATTCAAAAACAGTATCCAGACCTGAGTATTACGTGGATTATTGGTAAGGTTGAATATCAATTACTCAAGCATTTGCCTGGAGTCCAGTTTGTTATTTTCGACAAGTCCAAGGGCTGGCGTAGCTATATTCAGTTACGTCGTGATTTACAAGGCCAACGTTTTGATGTGCTGCTACATATGCAAGTTGCACTTCGTGCGACCATAGCCTCATTAATGATCAAGGCGCGAATTCGGGTCGGATTTGATAAGGCCAGAGCCAAAGAAGGCCAGTGGTTGGTGACTAATCACGCCGTTGCTCCCTTGGCCACACCGCATGTATTAGATGGTTTTATGGGCTTTGCTAAAGCCATTGGTGTAGAAGACTTAACGCCAAGTTGGAATATTCCTGTACCACAAACCGACACCGACTTTGCCAAACAACTGGTGGGCGATGGTAAAGTCATGGTGATTTGCGCAGCAGCCAGTAAGGCCGAACGTAACTGGCTGCCAGAGCGTTACGCTGCCGTTGCTGATTATGCTATTACGCAGGGATTCAGAGTAATGTTGTGCGGCGGTCCAACAGCGTTAGAAAAAAATCTAGCGGATGTGATTCAATCTCATAGCCAACAGCCATTGGACAACCAAGTAGGCAAGACATCTTTGACTCAGCTACTTGCAGTGTTAAAACAAGCCAAGCTAGTGCTCGCACCTGACACCGGACCTTTGCATATGGCTGTTACTCAAGGTACGCCAGTGATTGGTCTATATGCTCACTCAAACCCAGGGCGAACTGGACCTTACCTTTATCGCCAGTACACTGTCAGTGTTTACCCACAAGTGATAGCGAAGCAATTTGATGCCCCAGTGAAATGGGGCACGCGTGCTAAAGGTGAGCATTTAATGGTGATGATAGAAGTTGATCAGGTAAAGGCTCAGTTTGATCAATTCATTAAGCAGTAA
- a CDS encoding glycosyltransferase, whose product MKKAIFTLAIGDNPMYRAAVASFKAYGEKIGADVIVSDQLHYKIHVSNPKFDSSPAWSEKLYISEILKEYDRVLYLDADIIVTPWARDIFELYSDLDTVYMFNEGRHRDRNEQAVQINNILGEVDWPKEDNKIVYYNSGMFLLSKETGLFDKANIEEMQAICNNVKFYDQTYINYLIRRDNIKSIGVEANFNRMQLLGHDDYQKADFIHYSGRGYRQDIPMRELKYIIDFCDMFNDTLTNEQILEYKKQAWNWYILKQHQKTKLPVALLSAIFGLFRGKYKY is encoded by the coding sequence ATGAAGAAGGCTATTTTTACACTCGCTATTGGCGATAATCCAATGTATCGCGCTGCCGTTGCCAGCTTTAAAGCTTATGGCGAAAAAATTGGCGCTGATGTCATCGTTTCAGATCAACTGCATTATAAAATTCATGTCAGTAACCCTAAATTTGACTCAAGCCCGGCATGGTCTGAAAAGCTGTATATTTCAGAGATACTCAAAGAATATGATCGAGTACTATATCTAGATGCAGATATTATCGTGACGCCATGGGCACGAGATATATTTGAACTATATTCAGACCTTGATACAGTTTATATGTTCAATGAGGGACGTCATCGCGATCGAAATGAGCAAGCGGTGCAAATCAATAATATCTTAGGCGAAGTCGATTGGCCAAAAGAAGACAATAAAATAGTTTATTACAACTCTGGAATGTTTCTGCTATCGAAAGAAACCGGCCTATTTGATAAAGCCAATATTGAAGAAATGCAGGCCATTTGTAACAACGTTAAATTTTACGACCAAACCTATATTAACTATCTCATCAGGAGAGATAATATAAAAAGCATAGGTGTAGAAGCAAACTTTAACCGTATGCAGCTTTTAGGGCATGATGATTATCAAAAAGCAGATTTCATTCATTATTCTGGTAGAGGTTATCGCCAAGATATCCCGATGAGAGAATTGAAATACATCATCGATTTCTGCGATATGTTCAACGATACATTAACAAATGAACAAATTCTTGAGTATAAAAAACAAGCTTGGAATTGGTACATACTCAAACAACATCAAAAAACAAAGCTACCTGTAGCACTTCTAAGTGCGATATTTGGTTTATTCCGCGGCAAGTATAAATATTAA